From the genome of Amia ocellicauda isolate fAmiCal2 chromosome 14, fAmiCal2.hap1, whole genome shotgun sequence, one region includes:
- the LOC136767885 gene encoding zinc finger protein 391: MAEPQIEGLPLGFGALRSECGPSQLSHHIKTEDDTLESIYTIDPGMQTLLRDTLCNVKPEDIMESICKLEPELPMDGLCETESIALRKRLSGKCDSPVKGESQLSQCRQLRPRPQRSCLPSSPHPSSSPTPPLPGKHQHLHPCLQCGKSFPHAGSLRKHQHIHTGERPYSCTQCGKRFVRMGHLKKHQRLHTGERPYSCTQCGKGFTQAQHLKDHQRVHTGERPYCCTLCGNRFGWIADLKSHQLIHTGERRYSCTQCGKKFARPAEIRSHQRVHTGERPYGCTHCGKMFTRAAHVKTHQRIHTGEKPYCCTQCGKCFTRSDKLKMHERIHTGERPYFCTQCGKLFSRPSSLRSHERIHKEWTVNKI, from the coding sequence ATGGCAGAGCCACAGATTGAGGGTTTACCACTGGGATTTGGGGCACTGAGATCCGAGTGTGGACCCAGTCAGTTATCCCATCACATTAAAACAGAGGATGATACACTGGAATCTATTTACACAATTGATCCAGGAATGCAGACTCTTCTCAGAGACACCCTCTGTAATGTGAAACCTGAGGATATTATGGAAAGCATCTGTAAGCTGGAACCTGAGCTCCCCATGGATGGACTGTGTGAGACTGAATCCATTGCCTTGAGGAAGAGGCTCAGTGGAAAATGTGACAGTCCAGTTAAGGGGGAGAGCCAGCTGTCACAGTGCAGACAGCTGCGTCCCCGACCGCAGCGTTCATGTCTGCCCAGCTCTCCccacccctcttcctcaccaACCCCACCTTTGCCTGGGAAACATCAGCACCTCCATCCCTGCcttcagtgtgggaagagcttcccTCATGCGGGAAGTCTTCGTAAGCACCAGCACatccacacaggagagagaccgtacagctgcacccagtgtgggaagaggttCGTTCGAATGGGTcacttaaaaaaacaccaacgccttcacacaggagagagaccatacAGCTGtacccagtgtgggaagggaTTCACTCAGGCACAACACCTTAAAGATCATCAGCgcgttcacacaggagagagaccatacTGCTGCACGCTGTGTGGGAATAGGTTTGGTTGGATAGCAGACCTTAAATCCCACCAGCTTatccacacaggagagagacggtACAGTTGCACTCAGTGTGGGAAGAAGTTTGCTAGGCCAGCAGAGATTAGATCTCACCAGCgtgttcacacaggagagagaccgtatGGCTGCACCCACTGTGGGAAGATGTTCACTCGGGCAGCACACGTTAAaacacaccagcgcattcacacaggagagaaaccatattGCTGCACCCAGTGTGGAAAATGCTTCACTAGGTCAGATAAACTTAAAATGCATGAGcgaattcacacaggagagagaccctACTTCTGCACCCAATGTGGGAAGTTATTCAGTCGTCCATCATCCTTGAGAAGTCATGAGAGGATTCACAA